The Kryptolebias marmoratus isolate JLee-2015 unplaced genomic scaffold, ASM164957v2 Scaffold30, whole genome shotgun sequence nucleotide sequence GGGTTTCAGGTTGTGATGCAGGACGACTCaggatcagttttattttctgtagatTCATTTTATTGactctgcagcaaacagaaagaaaacccaactttcagcaggtttttattcCCAGAAATGATGCGATAGTTCAGTTTAAGGCAAacatgaaataagaaaaacgGGAAAAGAATAAATGAGCTAAAGGAACAAAGAACAAAGTGATCAGAACTTCTAGAGATGTTgatcttttctcttttaacagGGTTTATTGTTATCATTTTTCTTCATAGGTTTTGTAAAAACTTGTAATTGTGGAAAAtgaatttggcttttttttgttttgttttcaatattttgatgttttaaaaagcttggGCTCAACTGCCAATAACAGATCTTAGTTCTCAACATTGTCATgaacaaatccaaaaaaaagcttcaggtTTTAACTgggaaaaatatatttgaacaaTTCCTCTTGATTTTTATAAGGtgtgaaatattttcagaacaaaataatcacaatttgataaatctatttttttttttacagttttattaaaaacagattattcaATGGCATCTGAGAGAGAAGATccctgaggaatggagaagtgtgttggtgccaatctCTAAGAACAAGACTGATGTTCAGAGTTggagcaactacaggggaatgaagatgatgaagatctgggagacagctgtggaagctagacttagacaagaggggactgtttgtgagcagcaggatggttttataTCAAGAAAGAGCTCCACAGACGCCATCTTTGatttgaggatgctgatggagaagaacagagaggttcagaaagaacttcattgtgtttctgtggatttagaaaaagcatcggacagggaggagctgtggtgttggtgaggacatctggagtggcagagaaagATGTTAGACTGGGACAGGAcatgtgtgaggacagcaggacctgtatgaggacagcaggacagtgatgaggacagcaggacagtggtgaggtgtgctgtaggagggACAGATGGCTGCAGTGTGGAGGTGGGAGcacatcaaggatcggctctgagccccttcttgtttgctctgctgatggacagactaacagatgaggacaggcaggaatccctgtggactatgatgtctGCAGAGGACATCAGGATCTGTGgggagaacagggaacaggtggagaagaacctggagaggtggaggtatgacCTTGAAAGAcaaggaatgaaagtcagctgtagaaagatggagtacctgtgtgtgaaggagagggaggcaggtggaacattgaggctacaaggtcagaggtcacaaaggagCAGGACTTTAAGGATTGAGGGTCCAGGTAAAGATATGTATGGATGCAGTTATAGAGATCATGGacgtagttggagtgaggacagaagacagttttagatggaggaggacttgctgtggagacccctgaaaagggtacagctgaaagaaaaatagttgttttaaaaaacaaatgaaaagcttagaaccacatatatatatatatatatatatatatatatatatatattagtccTTGTTTAGAACAGgatgaagaaaaatattttaggaaTGGATTTGGAGTACACTTACTTTGAAAATCTTTCTGGAAGTGACGTAGCATTTCCCGTCAGCTGAGCACAGCCGTGGCTCTCAGCTAGCATTAGCGTTAGCATTCCCAGCGGTTCAGACGTCACAGCTGACGTAAGTAACGTTAAGggtttgttttctaacttttgGTATTTTCAGAACCCCGAGTCAAAGCAGGAAAAGGTTCCGAAAGACTAAACGAGCCGGGCCCGGAAGCAGGTGAGTCCGGTCCGGATCAGACTTTCggtaaacaaatcaaacacgcaattagagtaaaaaaagagaaaatccgcgtcagaaaaacacagaaacacccGAGACAGCCCCTCAAACGGCAGGTTAGCTCCAGGTTACCTGCTTTAACTAACCTTAACTGTCAGCAGGGATGGCAGAAACGGATCTTTTAGAACTGATGACTCGGTCTCGTGGACCGTTCGGAACACGTCACCGCAGCGACACCTGGTGgtcaaatgaaaaacagcagaactgcAATAAACGACTAAAATAAGtccagaaacaaactaaactctcagcatagaaaacacaaagaaaagaataaaatcaaatctaCTTGTTATTAGAGGATGTTTAGATAGAATTATtttatcagtgtgtgttttaaattattttaaaatattaaaaatgtggaaggtttttttgtattttcttgtaatattttgtGTTGTCTGTATCAGCCCAATGTGTTGGCcatcaaataaatataatttaaaccattttagagccaTTCCTGTTATCAAATGTCATGTtaaggacaagtatggacacctGTCCACTGTCTAACAGGACATGTATGGACACAgtctgaggacaggaggacatcaTCAGTAActtgcagcagctgtttctgataTGATGAGCTGTAAActctgactgaaactcctcaaacagattatttctgtccagatgttctcACAGATGTTCTCACAGCTGATCTGAAGAACCTTTGAGCTGAACGGTGGATCAGATTCAGGTCTATAGTTGTCCAGAACTCCTGAATCCAGATCAGGTTTCTGAAGGAAAGGTTTAATTCCAGCAACTTAACCAGTCATCAGAGACAGACtgagcagatccaaaatggggaCTTTAATTAGTGGAAACACCTCTTTAAACAgcctggttgggatgggatccagcagacatgttgatggtttggatgaagcttttattttgacagttcagagctcaacagaacaaaaacagtccaaacacaaatcaggttctagaGACACGTCTGAAGCTGCTTCATCTGACAGGAAAtcagaggaacagcaggaaGGATGGTGTTGATTTTCTctctaataaaatgtttctgaatcaGCCAAGGTTTTCTGTTCCACttcagtccagaaccagaaccagatcctggtcctggtttaATAAGTTCTCTGAGGTAAACGCTGATGGgcttgtttctctctgcaggcGTCAGAGGAGCATTCTCTGAAGTCCTCTGATGTGATGCATCAGACATGTCCCTGAAGGCCACACTGCAGCAGAGGATTAGCTCCACCCAGGTGCTGCTGCAGCGGGTGGAGCAGCTCTGTCCAGGGGTTGAAGGTCACCAGAAGCTCTGTGGCAAACTGCGTGCTGAGCTGCGCTTCCTGCGACGGGTGGAGTCCGGAGAGCTCCAGGTCAAAGAGTCTCACCTGCACAGCACCAACCTGACACACCTGACTGCCATCGTGGACTCGGCCCAAAGTCTGGACCATGTCGTGGCGCTGCTACGTGTCTTCACCTACCAGGATGCCGCTGGCCACCGCCGCACGCTGGTGGTGGATGTGGTGGCCAATGGGGGACACACTTGGGTGAAAGCGGTAGGCAGGAAGGCAGAGGCGCTTCACAACATCTGGCAAGGGCGGGGCCAGTTTGGAGACAAGAGCATCATCAAACAGGCCGAAGAGTTCCTGCAAGCCAGCTGCCAGCAGCCCGTCCACTACCGACACCCCCATGTCGTCTTCGCCTTCTATAATGGCGTCTCCTGCCCTATGGCGGACCGCCTCCGGGACATGGGTGTGTTGGTTCGAGGCGACATCGTGGCAGTCAGCAGTGtagagacggaggaggaggaggaggaggagccggcTGAAGGCGACCGGGATGAGGCTGAAGTTGAGGAGAAGGAGGAACATAAAAATGAGGAGGCGGCAGCACAGTTGACCCAGGTGGACCGTGGCACTGTGGTGGCCCACATGGCATTCCCCATGCAGGTGCAGGTGGAGGAGTGTCGGCGGGTGAACCTGGACATCACCACACTCATCACGTACGTGTCATCCCTGAGCCACGGTCGATGCCACCTCACCTTCCGCGAACCGGTTCTGACGGAGCAGGCGGCTCAGGAGCGGCGGAAGATGGTTCTGCCACAGCTCGACGCCTTCATGGAGGGAAAGCAGCTGTTCGCCTGCCAGGCTGCCGTGGACGACTTTCAGGTGATCCTGAACACGCTGGGCGGGCCGGGGGAGAAGGAGCGTGCTCAAAAGCTGCTGGCCCGCCTCCACCTTGTGGATGACCAGCCGTCAGAGCGCACGCTACGCCTCACGACCAGCGCTAAGATCAACCGCCGCTCAATGATGATTTTTGGCACTGGAGACTCTCTGAGAGCCGTCACCATGACGGCAAACAGCCGCTTCATCAGGGCAGCGGCAAATCAGGGTGTTCACTACAGCGTGTTCATTCATCAACCACGAGCGCTGACTGAGGGCAAAGAATGGAGGGCCACACCCATCTGATGAGGCCACACCCACCTGATGACACCACACCTGTCTGAGAAGGTTAATTCCATTTGACAAAAACcatcaaatttacaaaattacACCCGCCTGTCAAAGTCACACCCATTTACCAAGGACACGCCTGTCTGATGAGGTCACACCCACCTGATGAGGCCACACCCACATGACTAGACCACTCCAACATGCACTTCCTGTACAGGGCCTGATGGCAGTTTGAGTTTATGTTTTCTATATGAtgagtgctgtttgtttttttgtttgttgatcaCGTCAATAAACAACCTCCGGCACAGGATGTGTGACCTGGAAGTGACatactttcacaataaaagttacTGATCTTtaaaacagagacacacatcAGCTGgaagtttttataatttttttattaataataaaaatacagcaacaaGAAGGCAAAgatttcagtttgaactgagcataaataatcaaattttaaagaagaatTTTAGTGTTAAAACCtggattatttaaatatttagtttgattCTGAAAGGTTTGGCATTTGAAATGTTGGAAGGTAAAACAATATACAGTTGATGATTTGACTTCATGAGTTGattaaaatgttataaacagAACCAGAAATATTAAATTACCTTAATCTGAatatgaaaagaataaaaattatttttcttcaagaaGTTGATGGCATTTTGAGACTCCTGAAACTTGAAACTAAAGACTCaggaacttcctgtttctggtcaTTTGTTACAGGAAGTCCACttctttcacaacaaaaatcaccAATCCACactgaaaactttttatataaaaagaaaatgtgcaagaaaaatataacaaacaaaTTTTCTTGGACAACCGAAGTTcagtacaaagaaaacaaaagaatctaTAATGTACAATTAATTATTGCTGACTTCTTTTTCATATGTTTACTTGATTTAAAAGGAGTGagaatttagtttaaatatgtttgcATTTGTGGTTCTGCTGAGGGTTGAAGCTCTTTACAGGATCAGGGGAAGTGACTGAAAAAGGAGGACTGAATAATGACGGATCAAACTGTTAGAAGCATCAGTCAGAAGACGAGGAAGAAGAGTGACAGCAGAGAAATAAGGTGAAGTTTAGGACTAAGCCAGTCAaagaaatcagaacaaaaagctAATATGATCTGAAGTAAATTTACCTTCGAAAACTGGATGATACCTAGATTTAGCTGTTAATGTTAGCTAGCAAATATATTTAGCTGCTAATACAGTTAAAGACGTGTATTTAACGGCTGATATTAGCTAATAAGTATGATtctcatccaggacatggcaaaaaagaaaaattaaaaccaaacaactggacttctgtgtTTGAAGATGTGTCTTTATGTTCAGGgagttttctcagttcaaaactggagaTTGTGGATAAGGGACTCTTTGGAGGACCAAACAGTTCATGTTTTATACAAAGAtaagaggggggggggtctccGATTCCAGCTTCcggtccagcaggtggcggtaaacTGGTTgtactgcagctgaaaacaacagaagaagaagaagaatttgagccgagccgagccgagccggtCGAACCGGACCCGACCCGTTGTGTTCTGATGCAGAGTTCTGGACCAAGATGGCGGAAGTTGGGCCGGAAGCGGAGCTGCGGACTCTGATGGAGGTCAGACGTTTCTTTTCCTTGAACTTTGTTTAGCTGGACCTGCTGCtaacagaacctcctcctcaGTGCCGGTACCGGTATCCCACGGAAGCCCTGCAGGATCTTCAGACGGTTCGGGCTCGGTTCTGTGACCTGCGCCTCTACGTGGATTTCTATTGTCAGTAAGAACTTTCAGAAGCAGTCCAGTCCAATAAAAGGCGGTTTTGATCCGGTTCTGAACCCATAAATGAGCAGtaggttctgttgggtttttgaTTAGAAccttgtttctgctgcagccagAGCCATAGACCCAGTCCAGAGAATCAGGGACCAGCCGGACCAGGGTCAGAACCGCTCTAACTTAGACTTTTGGACCtttagacaataaaaaacatgagaCCCGAAATTCTGCTGaaccttcagctgctttaaGTTCAGTCATCAGGTTCTGACTGAAGCCCTGATCATTTAACACAGACCAGTgggtcctggtcccggtcccggtcacggtccaggtcctggtcctggaggacctccatcctgcatgttttagatgtttctctgctcctcagcagcagttcttcactcagtcattcagatcagagaaacacctgaaagctgcaggatggaggtcctccagggACAAGGACAGGGACAAGGACAGGAACAGGGAGAAGGACAGGGACACCACTGACATAGGTGGTTCTGGTAGGTTGTTCACAGATGTTCTGACTGGTGATCAATCTGTCTAACAGGTTTTCCAAACaatgagaagaagaagctgGTTTACCTGGCcgggacacttcctgttctcttTGAAGGTCAGCCTGAAACACGacttggttctggttctggttttggttctgtttcaAATTAATCAGGTTTCTTCTGGTTCAGATTAATCAGGTTTCCTTCTGGTTCTGCTTCAGATTATTAAGATtctttctggttctggttctgtctctaCAGGAAGCGAGTATAATTTCCCAGTATGCATCTGGCTCCATGAGACCCACCCTGTATCCCGTCCACGCTGTTTTGTCTGCCCATCGGTCTCCATGGCGATCAACCGGTCCTGTCCCTTTGTGGACGCCTCCGGCTCCGTCAGTCTGGACGGACTCAGAAACTGGACTCATGTAAGACCCACTGAGCACACTCAGTTTGCTTCCACTGGTGTGCTGACTGAACTGAAAAATTGCGTactgtcacttcctgtcagggAGCATCCAACCTGTCACTGCTGATGTCAGAGATGAGGCGGGCCTTCCAGAAGGACACGCCCCTTTATGTCAGATGTCCCACGCAGGCTCCAAGCCCTGCAGGTGTGGCTGGAAGGTGAGGTCTCCTCTGCATCTTGTTAGAACTGAGGATTATAAAACACTAATGAAGCCGTTTCATTCTCCTGCAGCCAGAACcacgtctcctcctcctccacccatCAGAACCTTTCTCCTGGCCCCGCCTCCTCTCACCTGTCTGCAGTCAAAGGTAAACCTCTGTTGTCTCACCTGGaacaggagggaggggagggagactGATCTGAGTGTGAGTTCAACAACAGTTCAACATTTCAGTTCACCTGATTAATGACATCATACCAGCGTCAAAGAtccttccttctttccttctgttagaccaggggtgtccaatcctggtcccatagggccactatcctgcatgttgtaatgtttctctgctcaagttctgcagaagcctggtaatgaCTCAGTCATTCCAATCAGGTGAgtcgaagcagagaaacacctgaaacatgcaggacagggCCCTCCAGGACCCCCAGGACCCTCCAGGACCCTCCAGGGCCCTCCAgggccctggaggaccaggactggacacccctctCTTAGACAGTCCAACCAAAACAAGCGACTGTTTACATCCCTGTTTTTAACTCAgtttaatcagttataaatattaaatcaacaaaaaacaccaaaacaaactacTGTTAACATCCAGTTTttcactctgtatttttgtcagttGTGTAGTTTctcattcttattttttattgttaaatgtgtGACATTTTCCTGTCTCTCGTGTGCTTCTGTTTGCCTTTACTTTGCTGCTGATAAACTGGAATTTCCTCACTGAGGTAAAAAGAAAGGATGATTGTGTGTTTATTCTATTAtgtttctattctgttctaaaactgagaaaactccTTGGAGGAGAAACAGGACCAGCTGATTCTGAACTCGTCAGGTTTTCTGTGGATCCTGATCCAAATTAGAGTTCATGTCGTCCAGAGTCCGTTTGTTTGTGCTCTGGTCCAAAGACCAGAACCTCTGATCTGAGATTAAAAGCCATCCAGGTTTTTCAGACAGAATTGTAGTCAGGCTGGGTTGGTTCCTGTCTTGTTCTGATTGGGTTGGATTTAAATTTTGACAGGTAACTTTTTTTAACCTagtaaaaaatgaaaccatCCTGTAGTTTTTGTTATGATTAAAAACCAAATCATTCCGAAGAACCGGGCCCAGAGGTGTGCTGAAACAGAAGTCAGCTGAGCTGGATCTCTGGGTCCATGAAGAGGTGCAGAATCTTTGAACATTACCTGTTTTAAGGTGCGCTGATGTCCCTGAAGAGCATGGGATCTTATCAGGCTCCTCCCCCTGTGTTTCAGCCAGCCAATGGGAGCAAGGTGGGATGAGAACGTCCTACATGGAAGATCTGCTGGAAATCGACTTCAGCGCGCCATCTACCTCCTCCCACAGCCACAGCAACCCTTTTCTAAGCTCCTCCCCCTCAGGTGAGCAAATCATGATCTACAATCAGCATGAAGGTGTTTAAAACCCCGCCCCTTAAAGAGACAGCACACCTTTTTAACACTTAATCACAGGTAAGCTGGCTGCAGgtgattcttttgttttaggttCTGTTTGGACTTGAAAAACTGAGCTCCAGTCCACCTGGTCCCTGCAGGTGCTCCCCTCACTGACCCCCTCAGCAGGATGATGGGAGCTCTGAGCCTGGATAAAGGGTCCAGCAGAGACCCGCTTGTTGGTTCTGCTGTATGGAATGGACAATCAGAACCAGCTCAACACTGTTCTAGTCCTCAGTCAGGACCAGCACCTGGACCTGACCTCAGCAAGGTAAGTAGGAcctttttttggtttcacaTCTGAAACACGTTGAACCTGTGTTCAGAGGAAGCAAAGGGTTCAGATGATCCGAGGTGGTCTAAGGTGGTCTCAGGATGGGTCAGGTGGTTTCAGGTGGtctgagtctgtgtgttttCCCCTCAGTTGTCCCCTGACCAGATGGCCGTCTTCCACGCTCTGATGACTATGCAGGGGCAGAGTTTCAACCCTGATGATGTCATAGAGGCAGTCCAGAATAACCAAGATTTCCCATCAGCCCTCAGGTTCCTGACACACACCTGTCCGATCTGTCATGATCAGGTGTCCTTTAGCAAGGTAAGATGCCCAACCTgatccagccaatcagagatcACATAGGTCTAATTTAACC carries:
- the cunh7orf25 gene encoding UPF0415 protein C7orf25 homolog; this translates as MSLKATLQQRISSTQVLLQRVEQLCPGVEGHQKLCGKLRAELRFLRRVESGELQVKESHLHSTNLTHLTAIVDSAQSLDHVVALLRVFTYQDAAGHRRTLVVDVVANGGHTWVKAVGRKAEALHNIWQGRGQFGDKSIIKQAEEFLQASCQQPVHYRHPHVVFAFYNGVSCPMADRLRDMGVLVRGDIVAVSSVETEEEEEEEPAEGDRDEAEVEEKEEHKNEEAAAQLTQVDRGTVVAHMAFPMQVQVEECRRVNLDITTLITYVSSLSHGRCHLTFREPVLTEQAAQERRKMVLPQLDAFMEGKQLFACQAAVDDFQVILNTLGGPGEKERAQKLLARLHLVDDQPSERTLRLTTSAKINRRSMMIFGTGDSLRAVTMTANSRFIRAAANQGVHYSVFIHQPRALTEGKEWRATPI